One window of the Devosia sp. 2618 genome contains the following:
- a CDS encoding amidohydrolase family protein, producing MSDFDLVLSGTVVLPDLIVENGYVAVRDGKVVHVGEGVAPHAHERHELGNVLILPGAIDAQTHSLSQKNQEDFIWSTRSAAAGGVTTIVDMPYDEGNLVCSAEAVRIKVAHAQPQARVDFALYGTINPEERASRIAEQAEAGVAAFKFSTFGTDPIRFPRIPPALLEECFAEVAKTGLAAGVHNEDDEMVRAAMAKVEAAGITDCRAHGLSRPPLTELLASLQIYETGAETGCRAHVVHCSLGRGYDIARSYRDQGFDATIECCIHYLTLDEEHDVARLGGKAKINPPIRPRAEVEKLWEHVRKGNVTMVSTDHVSWSENRKTNPNMLANSSGVPGLEVMVPLFIKGAVERDVPLSWAAKLMAQNPAKHFRIDHTKGALTSGKDADITVLFPRPQVYDAAASGHNVVGWSPYNGIKLPWTVGLTYLRGKQVFDGVKVAEPGVGRFVRPEVRA from the coding sequence ATGTCCGATTTTGATCTCGTTCTGTCCGGCACGGTCGTGCTGCCCGATCTCATCGTCGAAAACGGCTATGTTGCCGTGCGCGATGGTAAGGTCGTGCATGTCGGCGAAGGCGTTGCCCCCCATGCCCATGAGCGGCATGAACTTGGCAACGTGCTTATCCTGCCCGGCGCCATCGATGCGCAGACCCATTCGCTGAGCCAGAAGAACCAGGAAGATTTCATCTGGTCGACCCGCTCTGCCGCCGCTGGTGGCGTCACGACCATCGTCGATATGCCTTATGACGAGGGCAATCTGGTGTGCTCGGCTGAAGCCGTCCGCATCAAGGTCGCCCATGCGCAACCGCAGGCGCGGGTCGATTTTGCGCTTTATGGCACGATCAATCCCGAGGAACGCGCTAGCCGCATCGCTGAGCAGGCCGAAGCCGGCGTTGCAGCGTTCAAGTTCTCGACCTTCGGCACCGACCCAATCCGCTTCCCGCGCATTCCCCCGGCGCTGCTCGAAGAGTGCTTTGCCGAAGTCGCCAAGACCGGTCTGGCCGCAGGCGTCCACAACGAAGACGACGAAATGGTCCGCGCGGCCATGGCCAAGGTCGAGGCAGCCGGCATCACCGATTGCCGCGCCCATGGCCTCAGCCGTCCGCCGCTGACCGAGCTGCTGGCGTCGCTGCAGATTTACGAAACCGGCGCCGAAACTGGGTGCCGCGCCCATGTCGTTCACTGCTCGCTCGGCCGTGGCTATGACATCGCCCGCAGCTATCGCGATCAGGGTTTTGACGCGACCATAGAGTGCTGCATCCACTATCTGACGCTGGATGAAGAACACGACGTGGCCCGGCTTGGCGGCAAGGCCAAGATCAACCCACCGATCCGCCCACGCGCAGAAGTCGAAAAGCTCTGGGAGCATGTGCGCAAGGGCAATGTGACCATGGTCTCGACCGACCACGTCAGCTGGTCGGAAAACCGCAAGACCAACCCAAACATGCTGGCCAATTCGTCTGGCGTGCCGGGGCTCGAAGTCATGGTGCCGCTGTTTATCAAGGGCGCGGTGGAGCGCGATGTTCCGCTGAGCTGGGCGGCAAAACTGATGGCGCAGAACCCGGCCAAGCATTTCCGCATCGACCATACGAAGGGCGCGCTAACCTCGGGCAAGGACGCCGATATTACGGTGCTTTTCCCGCGCCCGCAGGTCTATGACGCTGCCGCCAGCGGCCACAATGTGGTGGGTTGGTCGCCGTATAATGGCATCAAACTGCCATGGACGGTGGGCCTGACCTATCTGCGGGGCAAGCAGGTGTTTGATGGGGTCAAAGTTGCTGAGCCTGGGGTAGGACGGTTCGTTCGGCCGGAGGTTCGGGCGTGA
- a CDS encoding DUF917 domain-containing protein, translated as MGRILTEKDVEAAVRGGSVYAAGGGGWADHGRMLGKAAVSIGKPELVSIEELDANDWVATAAAIGAPASTTPWEMQGVDYVKAVQLLQDALGDKLTGLMVGQNGKSSTLNGWLPSAILGTKVVDAVGDIRAHPTGDMGSIGMAGSPEQMIQTAVGGNRDENRYIELVTRGATAKVSPILRTAADMSGGFIASCRNPLRASYVQKHAALGGISLALKLGEAMIAAEGKGPGKMIDAIVDTTGGVILTKGYITDINVVYTKEAFDIGRITVGEGDKATTLHVMNEYMAVDDAGGNRLATFPDVLTTLDAAGQALSVGQLGRGMYVFVLHVPKAIIPLSSSVLDPAVYPFVEDRMGIELAKYALDQGRRRSDT; from the coding sequence ATGGGCCGAATTCTCACCGAAAAGGACGTCGAGGCCGCCGTGCGTGGCGGCTCCGTCTATGCGGCGGGCGGTGGCGGATGGGCCGATCATGGCCGTATGCTCGGTAAGGCCGCCGTCAGCATCGGTAAGCCTGAACTGGTCAGTATCGAAGAACTGGACGCCAACGATTGGGTGGCGACAGCCGCCGCCATCGGCGCGCCGGCCTCGACGACGCCCTGGGAAATGCAGGGCGTGGACTATGTCAAAGCCGTGCAATTGCTGCAGGACGCACTGGGCGACAAGCTGACTGGCCTGATGGTTGGCCAGAACGGCAAATCATCGACGCTGAACGGTTGGCTGCCATCGGCCATTCTGGGTACCAAGGTGGTCGATGCGGTGGGCGATATCCGCGCCCATCCGACCGGCGATATGGGCTCCATCGGCATGGCTGGCTCGCCCGAACAGATGATCCAGACAGCAGTCGGCGGCAATCGCGATGAGAACCGCTATATCGAGCTGGTAACGCGCGGCGCGACGGCGAAAGTCTCGCCGATCCTGCGCACGGCGGCAGATATGTCGGGCGGTTTCATCGCCTCGTGCCGCAACCCGTTGCGTGCAAGCTATGTGCAAAAGCACGCGGCGCTTGGCGGCATTTCGCTGGCGCTCAAGCTGGGCGAGGCGATGATCGCAGCTGAGGGTAAGGGCCCGGGCAAGATGATCGACGCCATCGTCGATACGACGGGCGGGGTGATCCTGACCAAGGGCTACATCACCGATATAAACGTGGTCTACACCAAGGAAGCCTTCGACATCGGCCGCATCACGGTGGGTGAGGGGGACAAGGCCACGACACTGCATGTGATGAACGAATATATGGCGGTGGATGATGCGGGCGGCAATCGCCTCGCGACCTTCCCCGATGTGCTGACGACGCTCGACGCTGCCGGGCAGGCGCTATCGGTGGGGCAGCTGGGGCGCGGCATGTATGTCTTCGTGCTGCATGTGCCCAAAGCGATTATTCCCTTGAGTTCCAGCGTGCTCGATCCGGCGGTTTATCCATTTGTGGAGGACCGCATGGGGATCGAACTGGCGAAATATGCGCTGGATCAGGGGCGGCGGAGAAGCGACACCTAG
- a CDS encoding TIGR03808 family TAT-translocated repetitive protein: MTQTMLSNRRRVLAGIATFALVTPVAAQSVLDATTVGLVGNSDADQSPALQRALDTAAAAGQTLRLPGGRIVAGNIQFPSNLIVEGVPGSTQLVSAFGNPVGGITGRTAVILRDIAFVAAPAGNKEAPALFGIEASEAITLERCSFSGASTGLMITDAAVTIRDCRFTDLGDAAIHSMNSRGLLIAGNRITGCGNAGIRIWRSDNGSDGSIVTDNHIAKIGWVGGGNGQNGNGINVFKADEVIVANNHIADCAFTAVRLNSTNNTQISGNTCLRSGEVAIFSEFAFSGSVIANNIVDGAASGISMTNLDSNGQLAVCTGNIVRNITPLSLVNPDTTPIGIFAEADAAITGNTVQKVPGVGIVAGFGPFLRNVMISGNVVTASNIGIGVSVVDGAGKVKIAGNLVDARDHAVVGLAWDQIMEPDLLSNASRYGNVTVSP; this comes from the coding sequence ATGACCCAGACGATGCTCTCAAATCGCCGTCGCGTCCTCGCTGGAATTGCGACTTTCGCCCTTGTGACCCCGGTCGCCGCGCAATCGGTGCTCGACGCCACGACTGTTGGCCTCGTCGGCAATAGCGATGCGGACCAGAGTCCAGCGTTGCAACGCGCGCTGGATACGGCGGCGGCAGCGGGCCAGACCTTGCGCCTGCCCGGAGGCAGGATCGTCGCCGGCAATATCCAGTTTCCAAGCAATCTCATTGTCGAAGGCGTCCCCGGCAGCACACAACTGGTGTCAGCCTTTGGCAATCCCGTCGGCGGAATCACCGGCCGCACCGCCGTCATCCTGCGCGACATTGCCTTCGTCGCCGCGCCAGCCGGCAACAAGGAAGCCCCTGCTCTGTTCGGCATTGAGGCCAGCGAGGCCATCACGCTCGAGCGCTGTAGCTTCAGCGGCGCATCGACCGGGCTGATGATCACCGACGCCGCCGTCACCATCCGCGATTGCCGGTTCACCGATCTTGGCGACGCGGCCATTCATTCAATGAACAGCCGCGGTCTGCTGATCGCCGGCAATCGCATCACAGGCTGCGGCAATGCCGGCATCCGCATCTGGCGCTCGGACAATGGCTCTGACGGCTCGATCGTCACCGACAACCACATCGCCAAGATCGGCTGGGTCGGCGGCGGCAATGGTCAGAACGGCAATGGCATCAACGTGTTCAAGGCCGACGAGGTCATCGTCGCCAACAATCACATCGCCGATTGCGCCTTCACTGCCGTGCGCCTCAATTCGACGAACAACACCCAGATCAGCGGCAATACCTGCCTGCGCTCGGGGGAAGTCGCGATCTTTTCCGAGTTCGCCTTTTCCGGCTCTGTCATCGCCAACAATATCGTCGATGGCGCTGCAAGCGGCATTTCGATGACCAATCTCGACAGCAATGGCCAGTTGGCCGTCTGTACCGGCAATATCGTGCGCAACATCACGCCGCTGTCACTGGTCAATCCCGACACGACCCCAATCGGCATTTTCGCCGAGGCCGATGCCGCCATAACCGGCAACACGGTTCAGAAAGTGCCGGGCGTAGGCATCGTCGCCGGGTTCGGTCCGTTCCTGCGCAATGTGATGATCTCGGGCAATGTCGTCACCGCCAGCAATATCGGCATCGGCGTCAGCGTCGTCGACGGCGCCGGCAAGGTCAAAATCGCCGGCAACCTCGTCGACGCCCGCGACCATGCCGTGGTCGGGCTGGCCTGGGACCAGATCATGGAACCGGACCTGCTTAGCAACGCCAGCCGCTATGGCAACGTCACGGTCAGCCCGTAG
- a CDS encoding ABC transporter permease has protein sequence MKIGNLIRIAVFALLILFLVNPDLFSGFFGLFTKNNQPAIYNQGSLLDITLNHLGIVLAAAVASTIIAVGLAIIVTRPFGAEFLPLSRSLANIGQTFPPVAVLALAVPMLGFGTAPTLVALFLYGLLPIFENTLTGLTNLPPAVTDAAKGVGMTGWQRLIKVELPLALPVILAGIRLSVVISLATATIGSTVAARTLGEVIIAGLLSSNTAFVLQGGLIVGVLAVLIYDALSALERFLMARTGQLGRAAA, from the coding sequence ATGAAGATCGGCAATCTGATCCGCATCGCGGTCTTTGCGCTGCTCATCCTGTTTCTGGTGAACCCCGACCTGTTCAGCGGGTTCTTCGGCCTGTTCACCAAGAACAACCAGCCCGCCATCTACAATCAGGGCAGCCTGCTCGATATCACGCTCAACCATCTGGGTATCGTGCTGGCGGCGGCGGTCGCCTCGACCATTATCGCGGTCGGTCTGGCGATTATCGTCACCCGCCCGTTCGGCGCCGAATTCCTGCCGCTGTCGCGGTCGCTCGCCAATATCGGCCAGACCTTTCCACCGGTGGCTGTGCTGGCGCTGGCTGTTCCCATGCTGGGCTTCGGTACGGCCCCAACGCTGGTGGCGCTGTTTCTCTACGGTCTGCTGCCGATTTTTGAGAACACACTGACGGGGTTGACCAACTTGCCGCCCGCCGTCACCGATGCCGCCAAAGGCGTCGGCATGACTGGCTGGCAGCGTCTGATCAAGGTGGAACTGCCGCTAGCGCTGCCGGTGATCCTGGCCGGTATTCGTCTATCTGTCGTCATTTCGCTGGCCACCGCCACCATTGGCTCGACCGTCGCCGCCCGCACGCTGGGCGAAGTCATCATCGCGGGGCTGCTGTCGAGCAACACGGCCTTCGTGCTGCAAGGTGGCCTCATCGTCGGCGTGCTGGCCGTGCTGATCTATGACGCGCTTTCGGCGCTGGAGCGGTTTTTGATGGCGCGCACCGGGCAATTGGGGAGGGCTGCGGCGTGA
- a CDS encoding ABC transporter ATP-binding protein, whose product MIEIDDITKTYDQTTVVDHVTLTIQPRSICVIVGTSGSGKTTLMRMINKLVTPTSGHIRIDGEDISGIPAYELRRRIGYAIQGHGLFPHRTVGQNVATVPKLLGWDKAKISARVDELLSLFQLDPAQFKNRLPHELSGGQQQRVGVARALAASPNILLMDEPYGALDPVIRAKAQEDLLAIQRKFGTTVVLVTHDMEEAIHLGDTIAVMDKGKLLQCAKPAEIIANPATPFVAELIGTSERPFRLLSLAKVSDHIEAGEVSGEPIEASASLRDAYAELLWSGRPALPVRRDGQIVGQVTLGALARLAARPQ is encoded by the coding sequence ATGATCGAAATCGACGACATCACCAAGACCTACGACCAGACCACGGTTGTCGATCATGTGACCCTGACCATTCAGCCACGCAGCATCTGCGTCATCGTGGGCACGTCCGGCTCGGGCAAGACCACGCTGATGCGCATGATCAACAAGCTGGTGACGCCCACCTCGGGCCATATCCGCATCGATGGTGAGGATATTTCCGGCATTCCGGCGTATGAGCTGCGCCGCCGCATTGGCTACGCCATTCAGGGCCACGGTCTTTTTCCGCATCGCACGGTGGGCCAGAACGTGGCGACCGTGCCCAAGCTGCTTGGCTGGGACAAGGCCAAGATTTCGGCCCGCGTCGATGAACTGCTGAGCCTGTTCCAGCTCGATCCAGCCCAGTTCAAAAACCGCCTGCCGCATGAACTGTCCGGCGGCCAGCAGCAACGTGTCGGTGTGGCGCGGGCGCTCGCTGCGTCCCCCAATATCCTGCTGATGGACGAGCCTTATGGCGCGCTCGATCCGGTCATCCGCGCCAAGGCACAGGAAGACCTGCTCGCCATCCAGCGCAAGTTCGGCACCACCGTCGTGCTGGTGACCCATGACATGGAAGAGGCCATCCATCTCGGCGATACCATTGCCGTGATGGACAAGGGCAAGCTGCTGCAATGCGCCAAGCCCGCCGAGATCATCGCCAATCCAGCCACGCCATTCGTCGCCGAACTGATCGGCACCAGCGAGCGGCCATTCCGCCTGCTGTCGCTGGCCAAGGTCTCCGATCATATCGAGGCCGGTGAGGTCAGCGGTGAGCCCATCGAGGCCAGCGCCTCGCTGCGCGATGCCTATGCCGAACTGCTGTGGTCGGGGCGCCCGGCATTGCCGGTGCGCCGCGATGGGCAGATCGTGGGGCAGGTGACGCTGGGCGCACTCGCCCGCCTCGCCGCGAGGCCGCAATGA
- a CDS encoding Zn-dependent hydrolase codes for MIPNSPIRADRIAADIDALAAITEPGRPWTRRAFTPKFLEGRKWLEQALQQLGAETRIDAAGNLIGTIAGRRPELGTIMLGSHSDTVPDGGRFDGIAGVVAGLEVARALKDQGLTLDHTLEVVDFLAEEVSIFGVSCIGSRGMSGTRPAEWLKRTNDDVTLERAIAAVGGDPFETTPRDDIKAFLELHIEQGPVLQNEQLDIGVVTAIAGITRIEIIVDGRADHAGTTPMGARKDALTTAAWITLGVEELGKALASGEEHFAATVGEFEMTPNAANVVPARVRMLIDARAELRADMERFIEELGKGVAAIAEKTGVTVSEPRIVSDNQPTPGHADLLDVLDAACDTVGARHRRMASGAGHDTAWMARITKAAMIFVPCVDGRSHTPDEFATTEDIALGAAVLLDAVLALDTKLQETN; via the coding sequence ATGATCCCAAATTCCCCCATCCGCGCCGACCGGATCGCTGCCGATATCGACGCCCTTGCGGCCATCACCGAACCTGGTCGTCCCTGGACCCGTCGCGCCTTCACGCCCAAATTCCTCGAAGGTCGCAAATGGCTGGAGCAAGCGCTCCAGCAGCTTGGCGCTGAAACGCGCATTGACGCAGCCGGTAACCTGATCGGCACCATTGCTGGCAGGCGGCCCGAACTGGGCACCATCATGCTCGGCTCGCACTCCGACACTGTGCCGGACGGAGGCCGATTTGACGGCATTGCGGGCGTGGTCGCAGGGCTCGAAGTGGCGCGGGCGCTAAAGGATCAGGGCCTGACGCTGGACCATACGCTCGAAGTGGTCGATTTCCTCGCCGAGGAAGTGTCCATTTTCGGCGTGTCCTGTATCGGCAGCCGCGGCATGAGCGGCACCCGTCCGGCCGAATGGCTCAAGCGCACTAACGATGATGTCACGCTCGAACGCGCCATTGCCGCGGTTGGCGGCGATCCGTTCGAGACCACGCCGCGCGACGACATCAAGGCTTTCCTCGAACTGCATATCGAACAGGGCCCGGTGCTGCAAAATGAGCAGCTCGATATCGGCGTTGTGACGGCAATTGCCGGCATTACCCGCATCGAGATCATCGTCGATGGCCGCGCCGATCACGCCGGCACGACCCCGATGGGCGCGCGTAAGGACGCGTTGACCACCGCGGCCTGGATCACGCTGGGCGTCGAGGAACTGGGCAAGGCGCTGGCCAGTGGCGAAGAACATTTCGCCGCGACCGTCGGTGAGTTCGAGATGACCCCGAACGCCGCAAACGTAGTGCCCGCCCGCGTCCGTATGCTCATAGACGCCCGCGCTGAGCTACGCGCCGACATGGAGCGGTTTATCGAAGAATTGGGCAAGGGCGTTGCCGCCATTGCGGAAAAGACCGGCGTCACAGTGAGCGAACCGCGCATCGTCTCGGACAATCAGCCAACGCCGGGCCATGCGGACCTGTTGGATGTGCTCGATGCGGCTTGCGACACCGTCGGCGCGCGGCATCGGCGCATGGCGTCGGGTGCAGGGCACGACACGGCCTGGATGGCGCGGATTACCAAGGCGGCGATGATCTTTGTGCCTTGCGTCGATGGCCGTAGCCACACGCCGGATGAATTCGCCACCACTGAAGATATTGCGCTGGGCGCGGCGGTCCTGTTGGACGCTGTGCTCGCGCTCGACACCAAATTGCAGGAGACGAACTGA
- a CDS encoding SH3 domain-containing protein, translating to MNKQQEKVLVAALCGMVMVAAGAFAVQPAMAAGYNVAQVAQVTGVAHWDKLNVRKWPAAYSQQVGALNTGSQVWVERCIEANTGADWCLVHTKYTQGWVNSRYLSAVSN from the coding sequence ATGAACAAGCAACAGGAAAAAGTTTTGGTCGCCGCTTTGTGCGGCATGGTGATGGTCGCCGCCGGCGCATTTGCCGTGCAGCCAGCCATGGCCGCCGGATACAATGTGGCCCAGGTCGCCCAGGTGACCGGCGTCGCGCACTGGGACAAGCTCAACGTGCGCAAATGGCCAGCCGCCTATTCGCAGCAGGTCGGCGCTCTGAATACCGGCAGCCAGGTCTGGGTCGAGCGCTGCATTGAAGCCAATACCGGCGCCGACTGGTGCCTGGTCCACACCAAATACACCCAGGGCTGGGTCAACTCGCGCTATCTGAGCGCGGTATCCAACTGA
- a CDS encoding asparaginase, whose protein sequence is MDANPILAETIRGNWIENRHRGAYVVVDADGTIIASAGDIDRAIFPRSAIKSMQALPIFARHAEDQFHHTSEELALACASHHGEADHVATANGLLTRIGLSAADLECGAHAPTNAAARDALRASGLEASPLHNNCSGKHSGMLSVALAMGVPTAGYVGREHEVQKAVRAAVEAVIGEQLTEGKCGTDGCSIPTFAAPLRAFAFGFARMATGKGISPELATAATRLFDAATSHPHLVAGTGHADTRLMDVFGGRLMQKVGAEGVQCGAIRDKGWGYALKCDDGNIAASQAMLAGMLLKLADPNDEQRAVLESLAHQTIKSVRGAEVGELRSAVA, encoded by the coding sequence ATGGATGCCAATCCCATTCTTGCCGAAACCATTCGCGGCAACTGGATCGAGAACCGCCATCGCGGCGCCTATGTCGTGGTCGATGCCGATGGCACGATCATCGCGTCCGCCGGTGACATCGACCGCGCGATTTTTCCGCGCTCCGCCATCAAGTCCATGCAGGCTCTGCCGATTTTTGCCCGGCATGCTGAAGACCAGTTCCACCACACCTCCGAAGAACTCGCGCTGGCCTGCGCCTCCCATCACGGCGAGGCCGACCACGTGGCCACGGCCAATGGGCTGCTGACCCGCATCGGCCTGTCGGCAGCCGATCTTGAATGTGGTGCCCACGCGCCGACCAACGCAGCGGCGCGCGATGCGTTGCGCGCCAGCGGCCTTGAAGCGAGCCCGTTGCACAACAACTGCTCCGGCAAGCATTCGGGCATGCTGAGCGTTGCGCTGGCGATGGGCGTACCAACGGCAGGTTATGTCGGGCGCGAACACGAGGTGCAAAAGGCAGTCCGCGCTGCCGTCGAAGCAGTGATCGGCGAGCAACTGACCGAAGGCAAATGCGGCACCGATGGCTGCTCCATCCCAACGTTCGCCGCGCCGCTGCGCGCCTTTGCTTTTGGCTTTGCCCGCATGGCCACAGGCAAGGGTATTTCGCCAGAACTGGCGACAGCGGCCACACGCCTGTTCGATGCCGCCACCAGCCATCCCCATCTTGTTGCTGGAACCGGCCATGCCGACACGCGGCTGATGGACGTGTTTGGCGGCCGCCTGATGCAAAAGGTCGGCGCGGAAGGCGTGCAATGCGGCGCCATTCGCGACAAGGGCTGGGGCTATGCCCTTAAATGCGACGATGGCAATATCGCCGCGTCGCAGGCAATGCTCGCGGGCATGCTGCTCAAGCTGGCCGACCCTAACGACGAGCAGCGCGCCGTGCTGGAAAGCCTGGCCCACCAGACCATCAAGAGCGTACGCGGCGCCGAGGTGGGTGAACTCCGTTCGGCGGTTGCGTGA
- a CDS encoding urocanate hydratase, with the protein MPTPNPRHPNFPIPGGPELRAKGWRQEALLRLLENVLSVGENPDELIVYAALGKAARNWASHKAIVETLLKMDEDQTLIIQSGKPIGLLKTHSKAPLVIMANCNIVGQWAKAEVFYELEKKGLICWGGLTAGAWQYIGSQGVIQGTYEIFMRIAENRFGGSLAGRFILTAGLGGMGGAQPLAGRMAGAAILCVDIDAERARKRKEIGYLEEIAPDLDTALAMIDKAVAEKRATSIGLVGNAAEIYPEIARRGIMPDIVTDQTSAHDLVYGYVPKGMSLDEVKRLRVEGPGQLMAASRASIVDHVRAMLAFQAAGSEVFDNGNLIRTHAKAGGVENAFDIKIFTEAYLRPLFARAIGPFRWMALSGDPSDIAKIDDKLLEMFPDNYIVTNWIALARKHVPFEGLPARIAWLGHGERTALARAVNAMVADGTLKGPVAFSRDHLDAGAMAHPNIMTENMKDGSDAIADWPLLDAMLLCSSMADLVVVHSGGGGYAGYMTSAGVTVVADGTPEGDERLDHALTNDTALGVMRYADAGYQASFDEIEKKGIGHIAVD; encoded by the coding sequence ATGCCCACACCCAATCCACGCCATCCCAATTTCCCCATTCCGGGCGGCCCGGAACTGCGCGCCAAGGGGTGGCGGCAGGAGGCGCTGCTGCGCCTGCTGGAAAACGTGCTCAGCGTCGGCGAGAACCCCGACGAGCTGATCGTCTATGCCGCGCTCGGCAAGGCAGCGCGCAATTGGGCGAGCCACAAGGCGATTGTCGAAACCCTGCTCAAGATGGACGAGGATCAGACGCTCATCATCCAGTCCGGCAAGCCGATTGGTCTGCTCAAGACCCACTCCAAGGCGCCGCTGGTCATCATGGCCAATTGCAACATTGTCGGGCAGTGGGCCAAGGCCGAGGTGTTCTATGAGCTCGAAAAGAAGGGCCTGATCTGCTGGGGCGGGCTGACGGCAGGGGCCTGGCAATATATCGGCAGCCAGGGCGTCATTCAGGGCACCTACGAGATTTTCATGCGTATTGCCGAGAACCGTTTCGGTGGTTCGCTGGCCGGGCGGTTCATTCTGACGGCGGGGCTTGGCGGCATGGGCGGGGCGCAGCCACTGGCCGGTCGCATGGCGGGGGCCGCGATCCTATGCGTCGATATCGACGCCGAGCGCGCCCGCAAGCGCAAGGAGATCGGCTATCTCGAAGAGATCGCGCCCGACCTCGATACGGCGCTGGCGATGATCGACAAGGCGGTCGCTGAAAAGCGCGCCACCTCAATTGGTCTGGTCGGCAATGCGGCCGAAATCTACCCCGAGATCGCCCGTCGCGGCATCATGCCCGACATCGTCACCGACCAGACCTCGGCGCATGATCTGGTCTATGGCTACGTGCCCAAGGGCATGTCGCTGGACGAGGTCAAACGCTTGCGCGTCGAAGGCCCCGGCCAGCTGATGGCAGCAAGCCGCGCCTCGATTGTCGACCATGTCCGCGCCATGCTGGCCTTTCAGGCGGCGGGCTCGGAAGTGTTCGACAATGGCAATCTGATCCGCACCCACGCCAAGGCTGGCGGCGTGGAGAACGCCTTCGACATCAAGATTTTTACCGAAGCCTATCTGCGGCCGCTATTTGCGCGGGCCATCGGGCCGTTCCGCTGGATGGCGCTGTCGGGCGATCCGTCCGATATCGCCAAGATCGACGACAAGCTGCTCGAAATGTTTCCGGACAACTACATCGTCACCAACTGGATCGCGTTGGCGCGGAAACATGTGCCGTTTGAGGGCCTGCCGGCGCGTATCGCCTGGCTCGGCCATGGCGAGCGCACGGCGCTTGCCCGCGCGGTCAATGCCATGGTTGCCGATGGCACGCTCAAGGGGCCGGTCGCTTTCAGCCGCGACCACCTAGATGCCGGTGCCATGGCTCATCCCAACATCATGACCGAGAACATGAAGGATGGCTCGGACGCCATCGCTGACTGGCCACTGCTCGATGCCATGCTGCTGTGCTCATCGATGGCTGATCTGGTGGTGGTGCATTCCGGTGGCGGCGGCTATGCGGGGTACATGACCTCGGCAGGCGTGACCGTGGTGGCCGACGGCACGCCTGAGGGCGACGAACGGCTCGACCATGCGCTGACCAATGACACGGCACTGGGCGTGATGCGCTACGCCGATGCGGGCTATCAAGCCAGCTTTGACGAAATCGAAAAGAAAGGCATCGGCCACATCGCCGTCGACTGA